In Leisingera sp. NJS204, the following are encoded in one genomic region:
- a CDS encoding helix-turn-helix domain-containing protein translates to MAEGFGAVLKKWRGLRRMSQMALALEAGVSARHLSFLESGRSRPSRGMVLRLSDELQVPGGARNQLLAAAGLAPVFSRRNLNDAELAPLKQAAEQMMIAHEPYPALMIDRHWRLLRLNRPAALMLEGVGISAGCSLIEALLENAGLREVLENLQDVERLSLARLRTELAHFGEDPVLEQAVERLQRMVAASGCAPEGELPAVIPARYRMGGQVLSFFSTITQFGGTGDLAMAELRIEMLFPADEATRETMAAMGGR, encoded by the coding sequence ATGGCGGAAGGTTTCGGCGCGGTTCTGAAGAAATGGCGCGGGCTGCGGCGGATGAGCCAAATGGCGCTGGCGCTGGAGGCCGGAGTCTCGGCGCGGCATCTGTCCTTTCTGGAGAGCGGAAGGTCGCGGCCCAGCCGCGGCATGGTGCTGCGCTTAAGCGATGAACTGCAGGTGCCGGGCGGGGCGCGCAATCAGCTGCTGGCGGCTGCCGGTCTGGCACCTGTGTTTTCACGGAGGAATCTGAACGATGCGGAATTGGCGCCGCTGAAGCAGGCCGCTGAACAGATGATGATCGCGCATGAGCCGTATCCGGCGCTGATGATCGACCGGCATTGGCGGCTATTGCGCCTGAACCGGCCTGCGGCCCTAATGCTTGAAGGCGTAGGGATCAGTGCGGGCTGCAGCCTGATTGAGGCTCTGCTGGAGAACGCCGGTCTGCGGGAAGTGCTGGAGAACCTGCAGGATGTTGAACGGCTGAGCCTGGCCCGGCTTAGAACCGAGCTGGCCCATTTCGGCGAGGATCCGGTGCTGGAACAGGCGGTAGAGCGGCTGCAGCGGATGGTGGCGGCCTCGGGCTGCGCACCTGAGGGGGAGCTGCCCGCGGTGATCCCGGCCCGCTACCGGATGGGCGGGCAGGTGCTGTCGTTCTTTTCCACCATTACCCAGTTCGGCGGCACAGGGGATCTGGCGATGGCGGAGCTGCGGATCGAAATGCTGTTTCCGGCTGATGAGGCCACGCGGGAGACGATGGCCGCTATGGGCGGCCGCTAG
- a CDS encoding excinuclease ABC subunit A has translation MTHSAAIRMLKTVTILAAAFGLAMILALATPLGTALSLFIDLAFLPVDGAQALTPGAAALMTAISGGLMCGFCVLIYLVTEHIYSTNPALGRRLLIPALLAWYVPDSLGSLAAGAWFNVVMNTLFLLLFLVPLMLARPAAAQTA, from the coding sequence ATGACCCATTCAGCTGCAATCCGCATGCTCAAAACCGTCACGATACTCGCCGCCGCCTTCGGGCTGGCTATGATACTGGCGCTGGCCACCCCGCTCGGCACTGCACTAAGCCTATTCATCGATCTCGCCTTTCTGCCGGTGGACGGCGCCCAGGCGCTTACCCCCGGCGCGGCCGCCCTGATGACCGCCATCAGCGGCGGGCTAATGTGCGGCTTCTGCGTGCTGATCTACCTGGTGACAGAGCATATCTACAGCACCAACCCGGCTCTTGGCCGCCGCCTGCTGATCCCGGCCCTGCTGGCCTGGTACGTGCCCGACAGCCTCGGCTCCCTCGCCGCCGGCGCCTGGTTCAACGTTGTGATGAACACGCTCTTCCTGCTGTTGTTCCTGGTGCCGCTGATGCTGGCCCGCCCCGCCGCCGCGCAAACTGCATGA